The following proteins are encoded in a genomic region of Arachis stenosperma cultivar V10309 chromosome 4, arast.V10309.gnm1.PFL2, whole genome shotgun sequence:
- the LOC130976424 gene encoding protein FLX-like 2 — MGSKGRMPPPPHMRRPLPPGHGLLHPEQVPPVMHPHPGPFSPFDMLPPPQVMEQKLATQHVEMQRLATENQRLAATHGTLRQELAAAQHELQMLHLQIGTVKAEREQQIRGMLEKIGKMEAELQTAEPIKHELQQARAEAQSLVVSREELIGKAQQLNQELQRVHADVQQIPALITELEHLRQEYQHCRATFDYEKKLYNDHLESLQVMEKNYVSMTREVEKLRAELTNTANVDRRSSGPYGGTSGTNESEPSTFPVGQNAYEDGYAVMQGRGPIPGAGGAVAAAAAAAAAAAAATAGAQQGPVSAGAAYDASRGGPGYNTSSGPTYDPQRLTGYDAFRGTTYDSKRGQVFDPQRTGYDPQRALAYDPSRTAGYDAQSRGVAGPHGHAPAANNMPYGSATPPTRGGAGYEAQPRGVNPAVRR; from the exons ATGGGGAGTAAAGGTCGAATGCCGCCTCCTCCCCATATGAGGCGGCCACTTCCCCCGGGGCATGGCTTGTTACACCCGGAGCAGGTGCCTCCTGTGATGCATCCGCATCCTGGCCCGTTTTCCCCTTTCGATATGTTGCCACCCCCGCAAGTGATGGAGCAGAAGCTTGCTACACAGCATGTGGAGATGCAGAGATTGGCTACTGAGAATCAGAGGCTTGCCGCAACACATGGGACTTTGAGGCAGGAGCTTGCTGCAGCACAGCACGAGCTGCAAATGTTGCACTTGCAGATTGGCACTGTGAAGGCAGAGAGGGAGCAGCAGATACGGGGCATGTTGGAAAAGATTGGCAAGATGGAAGCTGAGCTGCAAACAGCGGAGCCTATTAAGCATGAACTGCAGCAGGCACGAGCGGAGGCCCAGAGCTTGGTTGTGTCCAGGGAGGAGCTTATTGGTAAAGCACAGCAATTGAATCAGGAGCTTCAAAGGGTCCACGCGGATGTGCAGCAGATTCCTGCCTTGATCACAGAGCTGGAGCATCTCAGACAGGAATATCAGCATTGCAG GGCGACCTTTGACtatgaaaagaaattatacAATGATCACCTCGAATCACTTCAGGTCATGGAAAAGAACTATGTTTCCATGACTAGGGAAGTGGAAAAACTCCGAGCAGAGCTTACAAATACTGCTAATGTTGATCGAAGAAGCA GTGGGCCATATGGTGGCACCTCTGGCACTAATGAGAGTGAGCCTTCTACTTTTCCTGTGGGACAAAATGCATACGAAGATGGTTATGCTGTTATGCAG GGACGTGGTCCTATCCCTGGGGCTGGTGGTGCTGTTGCCGccgctgctgctgctgctgccgCCGCTGCTGCTGCTACTGCTGGTGCTCAACAGGGTCCAGTTTCTGCAGGGGCTGCTTATGATGCTTCCAGAGGAGGACCTGGCTACAACACATCTTCAGGGCCAACTTATGATCCGCAGAGATTAACTGGATATGATGCATTTAGAGGAACCACTTATGATTCAAAGAGAGGACAGGTTTTTGATCCCCAAAGAACTGGTTACGATCCACAGAGAGCACTTGCTTATGATCCATCAAGGACAGCCGGCTATGATGCACAGTCAAGGGGTGTTGCTGGCCCACATGGACATGCTCCAGCAGCAAACAATATGCCTTACGGATCTGCAACACCACCCACTCGAGGTGGAGCTGGATACGAGGCACAGCCTCGCGGGGTAAACCCTGCTGTTAGGCGATGA